A stretch of Paenibacillus mucilaginosus 3016 DNA encodes these proteins:
- a CDS encoding stalk domain-containing protein, with protein sequence MNKKVLAPLAACSMFFAPSVLADSSVQVHVGVERLPGEAMARLEDGSVRVNLRALAEALDAQVMWDAEHRAVSVNRPDDEVQRQRIALLEEALAAPTAQEAARRYLDGIRERNGAKQYAVLSAELQRERRADMEAAGWRTGSSSPWWESYAADEGRQRPDGTWEFAARGTLTDSTGTREEREGTLLVKEEAGRFVITDDGFAGREARQE encoded by the coding sequence ATGAACAAAAAAGTCTTGGCTCCCCTCGCAGCCTGCAGCATGTTCTTCGCGCCGTCCGTGCTGGCGGACAGTTCGGTGCAGGTGCATGTCGGGGTTGAGCGGCTGCCGGGCGAAGCGATGGCCCGGCTCGAGGACGGCAGCGTTAGGGTAAATCTGCGGGCACTCGCCGAAGCGCTCGATGCGCAGGTGATGTGGGATGCGGAGCACCGGGCCGTCAGCGTCAACCGGCCGGACGATGAGGTGCAGCGGCAGCGGATCGCGCTGCTCGAAGAAGCACTGGCGGCTCCGACGGCCCAGGAGGCGGCCCGTCGGTACCTTGACGGCATCCGGGAACGCAACGGGGCGAAGCAGTATGCCGTGCTGTCGGCGGAGCTGCAGCGCGAACGCCGGGCCGACATGGAAGCGGCCGGCTGGCGGACCGGCAGCTCCAGCCCGTGGTGGGAATCCTATGCGGCGGATGAAGGGCGGCAGCGGCCGGACGGGACATGGGAGTTCGCGGCACGCGGCACGCTGACCGATTCCACCGGTACGCGGGAGGAGCGGGAGGGAACCCTGCTTGTGAAGGAGGAAGCGGGCCGCTTCGTTATCACGGATGACGGGTTTGCGGGGCGGGAGGCCCGGCAAGAATAG
- a CDS encoding ABC transporter substrate-binding protein codes for MKRRGLNRIRAHAAIALTLAASLALAGCGKQTGDAEAIAGAAAAAGGEPEVLELRYQGSPGTVTLPELAEDLGYLAPVKLKWIGNTTSGPQSIQAATTGDTDFGGAFNGAIVKLIAAKAPITALFGYYGEDAKTYNGYYVLEDSPIKGPRDLIGKQIAMNTLGAHHEFMVKEYLHRAGLTNEEIKQVTLLAIPPANGEQVLRQKQVEVSTLGGIYQDKAKERGGIRPVFTDLELFGEFTAGSIIMTNKFIKTNPNTTKKFVEGVAKAIEWSRTTPREEVIARMEKIAKDRGRSEDNSNIKYWKSWGVAGKGGLIAEKEFQVWIDWLVKDGQLKEGQLKAADLYTNKFNPFFEEGKAAK; via the coding sequence ATGAAGCGTAGAGGTCTTAACCGTATTCGCGCCCATGCAGCCATCGCGCTGACACTGGCCGCCAGTCTGGCGCTTGCAGGATGCGGCAAACAAACTGGGGACGCGGAGGCCATTGCAGGCGCCGCTGCTGCTGCAGGCGGGGAGCCCGAAGTGCTGGAGCTCCGATATCAGGGGTCGCCCGGCACCGTCACCCTGCCGGAGCTTGCCGAAGATCTGGGCTATCTCGCGCCGGTCAAGCTGAAGTGGATCGGCAACACGACAAGCGGGCCGCAGAGCATTCAGGCGGCAACGACCGGGGACACCGACTTCGGCGGCGCCTTCAACGGGGCGATCGTCAAGCTCATTGCCGCCAAGGCGCCGATCACCGCCCTATTCGGTTACTACGGCGAAGATGCCAAGACGTACAACGGCTACTACGTGCTGGAGGACAGCCCGATCAAGGGGCCCCGCGATCTCATCGGCAAGCAGATTGCGATGAATACGCTCGGCGCCCACCACGAGTTCATGGTGAAGGAGTATCTTCACCGGGCCGGACTGACCAACGAGGAGATCAAGCAGGTGACCCTGCTTGCAATTCCGCCGGCGAACGGGGAGCAGGTGCTGCGCCAGAAGCAGGTCGAAGTCAGCACGCTGGGCGGGATCTACCAGGATAAGGCGAAGGAGAGGGGCGGCATCCGCCCGGTGTTCACGGACCTGGAGCTCTTCGGGGAGTTCACGGCGGGAAGCATCATCATGACGAACAAGTTCATCAAGACGAACCCCAATACGACGAAGAAGTTCGTGGAGGGGGTCGCCAAAGCGATCGAGTGGTCGAGGACGACGCCGCGGGAAGAGGTCATCGCCCGGATGGAGAAGATCGCCAAGGACCGGGGCCGCAGCGAGGACAACTCCAACATCAAATATTGGAAGAGCTGGGGCGTAGCGGGCAAGGGCGGGCTCATCGCCGAGAAGGAGTTCCAGGTATGGATCGACTGGCTCGTGAAGGACGGCCAGCTCAAGGAAGGCCAGTTGAAGGCGGCTGACTTGTACACGAACAAGTTCAATCCGTTCTTCGAGGAAGGAAAAGCAGCGAAATAA
- a CDS encoding FAD-dependent oxidoreductase has protein sequence MRSNVFISGGGVAGLTLALLLAREGLSVVLAEQSRGPLSLYKGELLQPKSLAILDKLGVLDDLIRTGRKVHTIHMRELEEARPSQERPAVEAEIRFEYGVLGAPYNYALMVPHEKLKSCLEEHAVRTGRVKLLRPGRCTGLVQGVWGLAEEALVETGSGLERIAADYFIGAEGRTSPTRLHMGVRMRRSGYNHHFLTVSFPSPPSLDDSLILSRGGRFLGLFPLPEGQVRTVLLIKPEEYQSMRSEGLESFYREYVSLLPELGGYVHQIREWRKIQLMIPFRSHADRYVSGNMAILGDAAHNVHPMAGEGMNMAIQDADVLGSLLVWLRRCGHRSPAGLTWYERVRRPRASYISRLSHLSALAYAYEAGPWEWMRTRVLQAIERSPYLHYKYMLNVSGLGLWPDSPADLMRQAGLWPDRRSLSEEERLRMRFSDKDDYPWLNLGEEEAP, from the coding sequence ATGCGAAGCAATGTATTCATCTCGGGCGGCGGCGTGGCCGGGCTGACGCTGGCTCTCCTTCTGGCTCGGGAGGGCCTATCCGTCGTCTTGGCGGAGCAGAGCCGCGGCCCCCTCTCCCTCTACAAGGGTGAGCTTCTCCAGCCCAAAAGCCTCGCCATCCTGGACAAGCTGGGCGTTCTGGACGACCTGATCCGGACCGGAAGAAAGGTACATACGATCCACATGAGAGAGCTGGAGGAGGCCCGTCCGTCCCAGGAGAGGCCGGCGGTTGAAGCTGAGATCCGCTTCGAGTACGGCGTGCTCGGGGCCCCTTACAATTACGCGCTGATGGTGCCGCACGAGAAGCTGAAGAGCTGCCTCGAAGAGCATGCCGTGCGAACCGGGCGCGTCAAGCTGCTGCGGCCCGGCCGGTGCACAGGTCTTGTCCAAGGCGTCTGGGGGCTGGCCGAGGAAGCGCTCGTCGAAACGGGCAGCGGCCTTGAGCGGATTGCGGCGGATTATTTTATCGGTGCGGAAGGCCGCACCTCTCCGACCCGGCTGCACATGGGCGTGCGGATGCGGCGAAGCGGGTACAACCACCATTTTCTCACCGTGTCCTTCCCTTCCCCGCCCTCGCTCGACGACTCGCTGATTCTCTCCCGGGGCGGCCGCTTCCTCGGCCTGTTCCCCCTGCCGGAAGGCCAGGTGCGCACCGTGCTGCTCATCAAGCCGGAGGAATATCAGTCGATGCGCAGCGAGGGGCTCGAATCGTTCTACCGCGAATATGTCTCCCTCCTGCCGGAGCTCGGCGGGTATGTGCATCAGATCCGGGAGTGGCGCAAAATTCAGCTCATGATCCCGTTCCGTTCCCACGCGGACCGGTATGTGTCGGGCAATATGGCCATCCTCGGCGATGCGGCCCACAACGTGCACCCCATGGCCGGCGAAGGGATGAACATGGCGATTCAGGATGCCGATGTGCTCGGCTCGCTGCTGGTCTGGCTGAGACGCTGCGGACACCGCTCCCCGGCCGGGCTGACGTGGTACGAGCGGGTCCGCCGGCCGAGAGCAAGCTATATCTCCCGGCTCAGCCATCTGTCCGCCCTGGCTTACGCGTACGAAGCCGGACCGTGGGAGTGGATGCGCACCCGGGTGCTGCAGGCGATCGAACGGTCGCCCTACCTGCATTACAAATATATGCTGAACGTCTCCGGGCTCGGCCTGTGGCCGGATTCCCCGGCGGACCTCATGCGGCAGGCGGGCCTGTGGCCGGACCGCCGTTCCCTCTCGGAGGAGGAGAGGCTGCGCATGCGGTTCAGCGACAAGGACGATTACCCCTGGTTGAATCTTGGAGAGGAGGAAGCCCCATGA
- a CDS encoding ABC transporter ATP-binding protein: MSVKIRISQVNKVFQVNRTESFTALQDIHLEVRTGEFMVLVGPSGCGKSTLLDLLGGLTKPTSGEILLDGRPITGPALDRGIVFQQYALFPWKTAKGNIEFGLEAKGVPKKEREEIARTYLSLVGLTGFEDRYPHELSGGMKQRVAIARSLAYDPEVLLMDEPFAALDAQTRETLQTELLRIWEQTGKTIVFITHGIDEAVYLGQRVAVMTSRPGRIKQVVDIPLASRSSEEDLRSDPEFIRTRHEVWSLLREEVLRAQEYEKNKARIGQKAKGVALHG, from the coding sequence ATGAGCGTAAAGATCAGGATCAGCCAGGTCAATAAGGTATTTCAGGTGAACCGCACGGAATCATTTACCGCCCTGCAGGACATTCATCTCGAGGTGCGGACCGGAGAGTTCATGGTCCTCGTCGGTCCAAGCGGCTGCGGCAAATCCACGCTGCTCGATCTGCTTGGAGGCCTCACGAAACCCACCTCCGGTGAGATCCTGCTGGATGGCCGTCCGATCACGGGACCGGCTCTCGACCGGGGCATCGTGTTCCAGCAGTACGCGCTCTTCCCGTGGAAGACCGCCAAAGGCAATATCGAATTCGGCCTCGAGGCCAAGGGTGTGCCGAAGAAGGAGCGGGAAGAGATCGCCCGCACCTATCTGTCGCTGGTGGGGCTTACGGGCTTTGAGGACCGGTACCCTCATGAGCTCTCCGGAGGGATGAAGCAGCGGGTTGCCATAGCGAGAAGCCTCGCCTACGATCCCGAGGTGCTGCTGATGGATGAGCCCTTCGCCGCTCTCGATGCCCAGACCCGCGAGACACTGCAGACCGAGCTGCTGCGCATCTGGGAGCAGACGGGCAAGACGATTGTGTTCATCACGCACGGCATCGACGAAGCGGTCTATCTTGGCCAGCGGGTGGCTGTGATGACCTCCCGCCCGGGAAGAATCAAGCAGGTGGTGGACATTCCGCTCGCGTCGCGCTCAAGTGAAGAGGACCTGCGGAGCGACCCGGAGTTCATCCGTACGCGGCATGAGGTATGGAGTCTGCTGCGCGAAGAAGTGCTGAGAGCCCAGGAGTACGAGAAGAACAAAGCCAGAATAGGACAGAAAGCGAAAGGGGTGGCCCTCCATGGCTAG
- a CDS encoding polysaccharide deacetylase family protein, whose product MPTRILMACLLLAVILYAGYDTLVPKADETYRDQVAVLMYHHVHDTDHSASTVSTALFREQLSYLQSRGYHFISLTDFKQFLGGAPVPDKAVLVTFDDGYKSFHDFAYPVLRELQVPAVNFIITKDLDAPLAPPIPALSPEEIRAMLQEMPGLIDIQCHTNALHFKEGKNAALTAPLPLEGGRTETAEQRVRQDSEACAHKLDGLYGRDGAGDTFAYPYGIYSPRTQEIISAAGFKYAFTIIGEMATRFSDPLALPRINAGNPGIDPRKLDVTIRQRVVHPAP is encoded by the coding sequence ATGCCGACCCGAATTCTGATGGCCTGCCTTCTGCTCGCCGTCATTCTCTATGCCGGATACGATACGCTGGTCCCCAAGGCGGACGAGACGTACCGCGACCAGGTGGCGGTGCTGATGTATCACCACGTGCATGACACGGACCACAGCGCAAGCACGGTCAGCACGGCGCTGTTCCGGGAGCAGCTCAGCTACCTGCAGTCGCGCGGATACCACTTCATCTCGCTCACGGACTTCAAGCAGTTCCTCGGCGGCGCGCCGGTGCCGGACAAGGCGGTGCTCGTCACCTTCGACGACGGGTACAAAAGCTTCCACGACTTCGCTTATCCCGTCCTCCGGGAGCTGCAGGTGCCGGCCGTGAACTTCATTATTACGAAGGACCTGGATGCGCCGCTGGCCCCGCCGATTCCCGCGTTGTCCCCGGAAGAGATCCGCGCGATGCTGCAGGAAATGCCCGGACTCATCGATATCCAGTGCCACACGAACGCCCTCCACTTCAAAGAAGGCAAAAACGCCGCCCTGACCGCTCCCCTCCCGCTTGAGGGGGGCCGGACGGAGACGGCGGAGCAGCGGGTGCGGCAGGACAGCGAAGCCTGCGCCCACAAGCTCGACGGTCTGTATGGACGTGACGGGGCAGGCGATACGTTCGCCTATCCTTACGGGATTTATTCGCCGCGCACGCAGGAGATCATCTCGGCGGCCGGCTTCAAGTACGCCTTCACCATCATCGGCGAGATGGCGACCCGGTTCAGCGATCCCCTCGCCCTCCCGCGGATCAACGCCGGTAACCCGGGGATTGACCCGCGCAAGCTCGACGTTACCATCCGTCAGCGGGTCGTTCACCCGGCTCCCTGA
- the queF gene encoding preQ(1) synthase, protein MAGRKEDELDLTLLGSERTKYPMNYAPEMLESFDNKHPYRDYFVKFNCPEFTSLCPITGQPDFATIYISYIPDQKMVESKSLKLYLFSFRNHGDFHEDCMNIIMNDLIKLMDPKYIEVWGKFTPRGGISIDPYCNYGRPGTKYEAMAEHRLLNHDLYPEKVDNR, encoded by the coding sequence ATGGCCGGAAGAAAAGAAGACGAGCTCGACCTGACGCTGCTCGGCAGCGAACGCACCAAATACCCGATGAACTACGCGCCGGAGATGCTGGAATCGTTCGATAACAAGCATCCGTACCGCGACTATTTTGTCAAATTCAACTGTCCGGAATTCACGAGCCTGTGCCCAATCACGGGGCAGCCGGATTTCGCGACCATCTATATTTCGTACATCCCGGACCAGAAGATGGTGGAGAGCAAGTCGCTGAAGCTGTACCTGTTCTCGTTCCGCAATCACGGGGATTTCCATGAGGACTGCATGAACATCATCATGAACGACCTCATCAAGCTCATGGATCCGAAGTATATCGAGGTCTGGGGCAAGTTCACGCCGCGCGGCGGAATCTCCATCGACCCGTACTGCAACTACGGCCGCCCGGGCACCAAGTACGAGGCCATGGCCGAACACCGCCTGCTGAACCACGATCTCTATCCGGAGAAAGTGGACAACCGCTAA
- a CDS encoding aminoglycoside phosphotransferase family protein, protein MNLEQILEQVPELRGAARMTPLTKGFSSDRKYIVYDAADRPVYVVRTAEIGKEGAKRREFEVVGRAAAAGVRTPAPVAFFTLTEQQTCGMVLEHAGGTDAAEALPYAAGVEAGRELRLLHTIGAPAEMQPWHRLREAKHRRQWQAYRECGVKLPAEEAVEAFIETHLPCMEGRPSGLQHDDFHPSNLLIAGGRYAAVIDFNRYDWGDPYHDFLKIAYFSREVSVSFSTGQIHGYFGGRAPDLFWTLYALYTAMILGGTITWTLQVVPEQLPSMMDRIRVVLEDHRNFESMVPVWYKE, encoded by the coding sequence ATGAACTTAGAACAGATTCTGGAGCAGGTGCCGGAGCTTCGGGGGGCCGCGCGGATGACCCCGCTGACCAAGGGCTTCTCGTCCGACCGCAAATATATCGTATATGATGCGGCGGACCGGCCGGTGTATGTGGTGAGAACGGCGGAGATCGGAAAAGAGGGGGCGAAGCGCAGGGAGTTTGAGGTGGTGGGCAGGGCTGCCGCCGCCGGCGTCCGCACACCGGCTCCCGTGGCCTTCTTCACCTTGACGGAGCAGCAGACGTGCGGCATGGTGCTGGAACATGCCGGGGGGACCGACGCTGCGGAGGCGCTTCCGTACGCCGCCGGCGTCGAAGCGGGCCGGGAGCTGCGGCTCCTGCATACGATTGGGGCGCCGGCGGAAATGCAGCCGTGGCACAGGCTCCGCGAGGCCAAGCACCGCCGCCAGTGGCAGGCGTACCGGGAGTGCGGGGTGAAGCTTCCGGCGGAGGAAGCGGTGGAAGCCTTCATAGAGACGCATCTTCCCTGCATGGAGGGGCGTCCGAGCGGACTTCAGCATGACGATTTTCATCCGTCGAACCTGCTGATCGCCGGCGGCCGGTATGCCGCCGTCATTGACTTCAACCGGTACGATTGGGGAGACCCGTATCATGATTTTCTGAAGATCGCTTACTTCAGCCGGGAGGTCTCCGTCTCCTTCAGCACGGGACAGATTCACGGATACTTCGGTGGACGGGCGCCGGATCTGTTCTGGACGCTGTACGCGCTGTATACCGCGATGATCCTGGGCGGGACGATCACCTGGACGCTGCAGGTAGTGCCCGAGCAGCTTCCATCGATGATGGACCGCATCCGCGTCGTGCTGGAGGATCACCGGAACTTTGAGAGCATGGTTCCGGTGTGGTATAAGGAGTAG
- a CDS encoding DUF2935 domain-containing protein — protein MNGGAELSVWEEHLFWLEILQDHAYFVRDALSPDAVREVEAARWYIAAFEQRLRELLTLDPALGPETPQMRAFAEAAWLVAEGYFRFEGRLQNLRINNELIVNLTPTYFNGTLGENQEYLRQLTAFREGRWADPQPLWQLLDLWLEDQLGHAVLLRNVTDPVEVGVLAKAGEYAEKFQGFILQNHHIRGYLRFTPPGMPRQQLLASEVGQVALEMNHFIRGVIARYKARQLLSRTTLRFLEHHLPEACYFIRKLSAFAPEIAEEARTCSIRRVSGP, from the coding sequence ATGAACGGTGGAGCGGAGCTGAGCGTATGGGAGGAGCATCTGTTCTGGCTCGAGATTCTGCAGGATCATGCTTACTTTGTGAGGGATGCTTTGTCGCCGGACGCCGTCCGTGAGGTGGAGGCGGCACGCTGGTATATCGCAGCCTTCGAGCAGCGGCTCAGGGAACTGCTCACGCTGGATCCGGCGCTGGGGCCGGAGACGCCCCAGATGAGGGCATTCGCGGAGGCGGCCTGGCTGGTGGCCGAAGGGTATTTCCGGTTCGAGGGACGGCTGCAGAACCTGCGGATCAACAATGAGCTCATCGTCAATTTGACCCCGACCTATTTTAACGGCACCTTGGGGGAAAACCAGGAATACCTGAGACAGCTGACCGCCTTCCGTGAGGGCCGGTGGGCCGATCCCCAGCCGCTCTGGCAGCTGCTGGATCTGTGGCTGGAGGACCAGCTGGGGCATGCCGTCCTTCTGCGCAACGTCACGGACCCGGTCGAGGTGGGCGTGCTGGCCAAGGCGGGGGAGTATGCGGAGAAGTTTCAGGGATTCATCCTCCAGAATCATCATATCCGCGGATATCTGCGCTTCACGCCGCCGGGCATGCCGCGCCAGCAGCTGCTCGCTTCGGAGGTCGGACAGGTGGCGCTGGAGATGAACCATTTTATCCGCGGGGTGATCGCGAGGTACAAAGCCAGGCAGCTGCTCAGCCGGACGACGCTCCGTTTCCTGGAGCATCATCTGCCGGAGGCCTGCTATTTCATACGCAAGCTGAGCGCCTTCGCTCCCGAGATCGCCGAAGAGGCCCGTACCTGCTCCATCCGGAGAGTGTCGGGCCCCTAA
- a CDS encoding class I SAM-dependent methyltransferase, with amino-acid sequence MTVVEKLQEWKTLWLARKWMKSNARFLPAWHIYVGITERLFERFEKGAFPPVIAGKYGLDAELLAKWVDAGVAVGHLKRSKDGRVHAKREMLEYIEGGRHSSVGALIREMMELHMPTLLQYPRLLEGRQRLDFHAETHGPTVAETSSLLEKLAFPKIAGWLREHSARSVLDIGCGHAGYLIRLGRRFRDLRLLGIETNEAVAKEAIRKARAEALPNLELMHADIEQWSGPSAPVDLILMNNILHYFEPGRRRQLLRKARRLLSDNGSIALVTPLYLAPGGQPFSAAFNSFMAAHNNLHPFPTERELAAYAEEEGYAVDTVSPIIREGSWYFVGLTKQE; translated from the coding sequence ATGACCGTGGTGGAGAAGCTGCAGGAATGGAAAACGTTATGGCTCGCCCGCAAGTGGATGAAAAGCAATGCCCGCTTCCTGCCGGCCTGGCATATCTACGTCGGCATCACGGAGCGGTTGTTCGAACGGTTCGAGAAGGGGGCCTTCCCTCCCGTGATTGCCGGGAAGTACGGGCTTGATGCCGAGCTGCTTGCCAAGTGGGTCGATGCGGGCGTCGCCGTCGGCCACCTGAAGCGCTCGAAGGACGGGCGCGTCCATGCCAAGCGGGAGATGCTCGAATACATCGAAGGGGGCAGACACAGCTCGGTCGGGGCGCTGATCCGGGAGATGATGGAGCTGCACATGCCGACGCTGCTGCAGTATCCCCGGCTGCTCGAGGGCAGGCAGCGGCTCGACTTCCATGCGGAGACGCACGGCCCCACCGTCGCCGAGACCTCCTCGCTTCTGGAGAAGCTGGCTTTCCCCAAGATCGCCGGGTGGCTCCGGGAGCATTCGGCCCGCTCCGTGCTCGATATCGGCTGCGGGCATGCCGGCTATCTGATCCGGCTCGGCCGCCGCTTTCGCGATCTGCGGCTGCTCGGCATCGAGACGAACGAAGCCGTAGCGAAGGAGGCGATCCGCAAGGCCCGGGCTGAAGCACTGCCGAATCTGGAGCTCATGCACGCGGATATCGAGCAGTGGTCCGGTCCGTCCGCGCCGGTCGATCTCATCCTGATGAACAACATCCTGCATTACTTCGAGCCCGGCCGCCGCAGGCAGCTGCTGCGCAAAGCACGCCGGCTGCTCAGCGACAACGGCTCGATCGCCCTCGTGACGCCGCTGTACCTCGCGCCGGGCGGGCAGCCGTTCTCGGCGGCGTTCAACTCCTTCATGGCGGCGCACAACAACCTGCACCCGTTCCCGACGGAGCGGGAGCTTGCCGCTTACGCCGAGGAGGAAGGCTACGCCGTCGATACGGTCTCCCCGATCATCCGGGAGGGCAGCTGGTACTTCGTCGGTCTGACGAAGCAGGAGTAA
- a CDS encoding phosphotransferase family protein, with amino-acid sequence MVLGERIGEGRTAEVYRWEEGRVIKLYKPFMKEWAVKEWETARLVADTGLPVPGVFGLEKVEGRAGVIYERVEGLPLTRRLFEEAEAAEVVGRQLAGLHARIHACEGKGLRPFKEVLRERISHAPGLASLTRGELFRRLDGLPEGAEQLCHGDFHPDNVLLASPEPVVIDWMTAVRGLPEADAARTWLLLEHGGMPPGLPAALQEQLTQVRSRLSRSYVDEYGMLTGRRQADLEAWLPVVAAARLVELGEDEGRACSG; translated from the coding sequence ATGGTCCTTGGGGAACGGATCGGGGAAGGAAGGACTGCTGAGGTCTACCGGTGGGAAGAAGGCCGGGTGATCAAGCTGTACAAGCCATTTATGAAGGAGTGGGCGGTGAAGGAGTGGGAAACCGCCCGGCTTGTGGCGGATACCGGTCTGCCGGTGCCCGGGGTATTTGGCTTGGAGAAGGTGGAAGGCCGCGCCGGCGTCATCTATGAGCGGGTGGAAGGCCTGCCGCTGACCCGCCGTTTATTCGAAGAGGCGGAAGCGGCGGAAGTGGTGGGGAGGCAGCTGGCCGGCCTGCATGCACGCATTCATGCCTGTGAGGGGAAGGGGCTGCGGCCCTTCAAGGAAGTACTCCGGGAGCGGATCTCGCATGCGCCTGGATTGGCTTCGTTAACGAGGGGGGAGCTCTTCCGGCGGCTGGACGGGCTGCCCGAGGGGGCCGAGCAGTTGTGCCACGGTGACTTTCACCCGGACAACGTGCTGCTGGCTTCTCCGGAACCGGTCGTGATCGACTGGATGACGGCAGTTCGGGGGCTGCCTGAAGCGGATGCCGCCCGGACCTGGCTGCTGCTGGAGCATGGAGGGATGCCTCCGGGACTGCCAGCAGCGCTGCAAGAGCAGCTGACGCAGGTCCGCAGCCGTCTGAGCCGGAGCTATGTGGACGAATACGGCATGCTGACGGGCAGGCGTCAAGCGGATCTGGAGGCCTGGCTTCCGGTGGTCGCCGCCGCCCGGCTGGTGGAGCTTGGGGAAGATGAGGGCCGGGCCTGCTCCGGCTGA
- a CDS encoding LLM class flavin-dependent oxidoreductase, producing the protein MSKSQRQMKLGAFFMIPGHHVAAWRHSEAEAQGVLDFKFYKKLAQTAERGKFDMVFLADGLAVWDRFGTGISHTVNARPEPLTLLSALSAVTEHIGLAATVSTTYNEPFHVARKFASLDHLSGGRAAWNVVTSSGENEAHNFSRDSHLLHEKRYERAREFVDVVRALWDSWEDGALLIDKESGLFADKDKVHYVNHKGEAFSVKGPLNIARPPQGHPVVIQAGSSEAGKELAAETAEVIFTAWQTLEEAQKFYSNVKGRMLQYGRTPDELKIMPGVFPIIGRTRAEAEAKAEQLKELIHPTAGVGLLSALISYDLTPYPVDGPLPELPDIRDINGGKSRFQLLKDLADREGLTIRGLYQRIAGARGHREILGTPAEIADQLEEWFVNGAADGFNIMPPTLPGGLDDFVELVIPELQRRGLFRTEYEGATLRENLGLARPASRFAAAPAVPQTQTS; encoded by the coding sequence ATGAGTAAAAGTCAACGGCAGATGAAACTGGGTGCGTTCTTCATGATTCCGGGCCACCACGTGGCAGCCTGGAGGCATTCCGAAGCGGAAGCGCAGGGCGTGCTCGATTTCAAATTCTACAAGAAGCTCGCCCAGACGGCCGAGCGCGGCAAATTCGATATGGTCTTCCTCGCGGACGGCCTCGCCGTATGGGATCGGTTCGGCACCGGCATCTCCCATACGGTGAATGCAAGGCCGGAGCCGCTGACGCTGCTCTCCGCTCTCTCCGCGGTGACCGAGCATATCGGTCTGGCCGCTACGGTGTCGACCACGTATAACGAGCCGTTCCATGTCGCGCGCAAATTCGCCTCGCTCGACCACCTCAGCGGCGGCCGGGCGGCCTGGAATGTCGTGACCTCCAGCGGAGAGAACGAAGCCCACAACTTCAGCCGGGATTCGCACCTGCTGCACGAGAAGCGGTATGAGCGCGCCCGGGAGTTCGTGGATGTAGTGCGCGCCCTATGGGACAGCTGGGAGGACGGTGCGCTGCTCATCGACAAGGAATCCGGCCTCTTTGCGGACAAAGACAAGGTGCATTATGTGAACCACAAGGGCGAAGCGTTCTCCGTCAAAGGGCCCCTCAACATCGCGCGCCCGCCGCAGGGCCATCCGGTCGTGATTCAAGCCGGCTCCTCGGAAGCGGGCAAGGAGCTTGCCGCCGAGACGGCGGAGGTGATCTTTACCGCATGGCAGACGCTTGAGGAGGCGCAGAAGTTCTACTCGAACGTCAAGGGCCGGATGCTGCAGTACGGCCGTACGCCTGACGAGCTGAAGATCATGCCGGGCGTATTCCCGATCATCGGCCGCACCCGGGCGGAAGCGGAGGCGAAGGCGGAGCAGCTGAAGGAGCTCATCCATCCGACTGCCGGCGTAGGCCTGCTCTCCGCGCTGATCTCGTACGACCTGACGCCGTATCCGGTGGACGGCCCGCTGCCGGAGCTGCCGGACATCCGGGACATCAACGGGGGCAAGAGCCGCTTCCAGCTGCTGAAGGATCTCGCGGACCGCGAGGGACTCACGATCCGCGGGCTGTACCAGCGGATCGCGGGCGCAAGGGGGCACCGTGAGATCCTCGGAACCCCGGCGGAGATCGCCGATCAGCTCGAAGAGTGGTTCGTGAACGGGGCGGCGGACGGCTTCAACATCATGCCGCCGACCCTGCCGGGCGGGCTGGACGACTTCGTCGAGCTTGTCATTCCCGAGCTGCAGCGGCGCGGCCTGTTCCGCACCGAATACGAGGGGGCGACCCTGCGGGAGAACCTCGGCCTGGCCCGTCCGGCCAGCCGCTTTGCGGCAGCACCTGCCGTACCGCAGACGCAGACGTCATAA